Proteins encoded by one window of Salmonirosea aquatica:
- the tssD gene encoding type VI secretion system tube protein TssD has translation MAFEATVSIDGGTPRKLHHCSYSVSQSADYVTGKTTSEVFAGNVSLVVEGIKESEFWKLAIHPTKRSKGKVVFKDPADIDKDFKTVEFEDGAVVGYSESMDAGTTGTMTENVTISCKKLTVDGVAFEKKW, from the coding sequence ATGGCTTTTGAAGCAACAGTATCCATTGACGGCGGCACACCCCGTAAACTCCATCACTGCTCGTATTCCGTGTCGCAAAGTGCCGATTACGTGACCGGAAAAACTACTTCTGAGGTATTTGCAGGCAATGTTTCGCTCGTCGTGGAGGGTATCAAAGAATCCGAGTTCTGGAAACTTGCCATCCACCCCACCAAGCGCAGTAAAGGCAAAGTCGTATTCAAAGATCCCGCCGATATCGATAAGGATTTCAAGACGGTTGAATTCGAAGATGGTGCCGTGGTAGGATACAGCGAATCTATGGATGCAGGTACCACGGGTACCATGACCGAGAATGTCACTATTTCGTGTAAGAAACTCACCGTGGACGGAGTCGCTTTTGAGAAAAAGTGGTAG